Proteins encoded within one genomic window of Triticum aestivum cultivar Chinese Spring chromosome 2D, IWGSC CS RefSeq v2.1, whole genome shotgun sequence:
- the LOC123055072 gene encoding disease resistance protein Pik-2, translating into MAELAVGLAKSVVAGTLSKAHAAVQEEAKLRLSARRDLVFITEEFEMMQSFLNVANAERVENPVVRTWVRQIRELAYDVEDCIELVVHLDKGKTSFCFRLRRLCVPWARPPRPPALDQAVDEIEQLKARVADVSTRNARYSLISDTGSRPVPQQQLTAAAAAGDTDMLAEARDAARREHHVLDLTQLITRQVSDDHDLQVISIWGSAGENGTTSIITKSYIDPEICRTFTHRAWVKLMRPFSPQDFIRSLMLQFCAATGTDVLTMMQETQEVLFRGFQELLTQTQGRYLLVVEDLSNMADWHSLKTFLPDRMKGSWIVVSTQQPEVASSCIGAPYQILELKQFSPEHSVCALFKKGSPDGGDKGKKPADNDSFLVGRESQMKELSEYPAKARIRSCQVVSVWGIAGVGKSALVKKLYDEKMCYTKLFEKYRWVNVSHPFNLRDFRRSLPPDFHFKESRWLIVIDDIRSKKEWDLIQSSLAMPRSSMSVILVITTDKSIAAYCANSEELMFNVKGLEAAAALRLFRAEVSKTNPSVTTALEDFQVQELILKCGGLPKVIVAIAGALAKQTVTWMDTVVSLNQRFMHHLQTKPDYDSLRALFGWMHSYFHTCPDSLKPCIFYLSIYPRDHPVRRRRLVRRWIAEGYSRDGDEESAEENGERQFSELLDLSIIQQLPHLVTNALDTRMVLCQVNGFIREYIIPRRKEENLMFELGANCALTTRRTGRHLIILHDWNRDRIVFESMDFSRLRSLTVFGKWESFFISENMFLLRVLDLEDASGLDYDDLENIVKWLRRLKFLSLRGRREIHHLPGNMDHLRQLQTLDVRGTSIVTLPENITKLQKLQYIRAGTNDVPASTSPPSASNWLPKICACHHRVGVEVPAGIGKLTALHTLGVVNVAASGGKAMAKALKKLTQLRKLGVSGINRKNIKEFFSAIKGHVHLESLSVRLDKDNQGCFLDDEISLPWKNLRSLKLYGLQDRLPLLRGLEYQQVLSDQFSKLTKMDLEMATLNEQDIKFLGEVPKLCILRLRIKQPSLNFIVKIDASVLAAYKKVKILEIGCSSSPLSVEFGSETMKNLELLKLDCSSGTTYALDGLDFLSELKEVSLIGSKDGTFNTELTNKLGKHPKKPVLKMEELPLPC; encoded by the exons ATGGCGGAGCTGGCGGTGGGGCTGGCCAAGTCGGTGGTGGCGGGGACGCTGAGCAAGGCGCACGCGGCGGTGCAGGAGGAGGCCAAGCTGCGCCTCAGCGCGCGCCGGGACCTCGTCTTCATCACGGAGGAGTTCGAGATGATGCAGTCCTTTCTCAACGTCGCCAACGCGGAGCGCGTCGAGAACCCGGTGGTGCGGACCTGGGTGCGCCAGATCCGCGAGCTGGCCTACGACGTGGAGGACTGCATCGAGCTCGTCGTCCACCTCGACAAGGGCAAGACCAGCTTCTGCTTCCGCCTCCGCCGGCTCTGCGTCCCCTGGGCGCGCCCGCCGCGCCCGCCGGCTCTGGACCAGGCGGTGGACGAGATAGAGCAGCTCAAGGCCAGGGTCGCCGACGTCAGCACCAGGAACGCGCGCTACAGCCTCATCAGCGACACTGGCTCCAGGCCCGTCCCGCAGCAGCAGCTGACGGCGGCAGCCGCCGCCGGCGACACGGACATGCTCGCCGAGGCGAGGGATGCCGCCCGGAGAGAGCACCACGTCCTCGATCTCACCCAGCTCATCACCAGACAAGTCAGTGACGACCACGACCTTCAGGTGATCTCCATCTGGGGCTCCGCCGGCGAAAATGGGACCACATCCATCATAACCAAGAGCTACATTGACCCAGAGATCTGCAGAACCTTCACCCACCGCGCCTGGGTGAAGCTAATGCGTCCTTTCAGTCCCCAAGATTTCATCCGGAGCTTGATGCTCCAGTTCTGTGCAGCCACAGGTACAGATGTGCTAACAATGATGCAGGAAACCCAGGAAGTTCTCTTCAGGGGCTTCCAGGAGCTACTTACACAGACACAGGGGAGGTACCTCCTCGTCGTGGAAGACCTGTCAAACATGGCCGATTGGCATTCTTTGAAGACTTTCCTTCCGGACAGGATGAAAGGAAGCTGGATCGTCGTGTCCACGCAGCAACCCGAAGTAGCAAGCTCGTGCATCGGGGCCCCGTACCAGATACTAGAGCTCAAACAGTTCTCGCCCGAGCACTCTGTTTGTGCCCTCTTCAAGAAG GGTTCTCCTGACGGTGGAGATAAAGGCAAGAAACCAGCTGACAATGATTCTTTTCTCGTTGGACGTGAGTCACAAATGAAAGAACTTTCTGAATATCCAGCAAAAGCACGTATAAGGTCTTGCCAAGTTGTGTCTGTATGGGGGATTGCGGGTGTTGGGAAATCAGCTCTGGTGAAAAAGTTGTACGATGAGAAAATGTGCTATACAAAACTATTTGAGAAGTATCGCTGGGTGAATGTATCTCATCCATTCAATTTAAGGGATTTCCGTCGGAGCTTACCTCCGGATTTTCATTTTAAGGAATCAAGGTGGCTCATTGTTATTGATGATATCCGGTCCAAAAAAGAATGGGACTTGATACAGTCTTCTTTGGCAATGCCTAGATCCTCTATGAGTGTTATTTTAGTCATTACAACTGATAAAAGCATTGCTGCATATTGTGCAAATAGCGAAGAGCTCATGTTTAATGTCAAAGGTCTAGAAGCTGCAGCAGCCTTACGTCTGTTCAGAGCTGAG GTATCCAAGACAAATCCATCTGTCACGACAGCTCTAGAAGATTTCCAAGTACAAGAACTTATTTTGAAGTGTGGAGGTCTCCCCAAAGTAATTGTTGCCATAGCAGGCGCATTGGCCAAACAAACGGTCACATGGATGGATACTGTAGTTTCTTTGAATCAGAGATTTATGCACCACCTGCAGACCAAGCCAGACTATGATAGTTTACGTGCTCTATTTGGTTGGATGCATTCCTACTTCCACACTTGCCCAGATTCACTCAAGCCATGCATCTTCTACCTGTCAATCTATCCTCGAGACCACCCCGTTCGGCGAAGGAGACTAGTAAGGCGGTGGATTGCAGAGGGCTACTCCAGGGACGGCGATGAAGAATCAGCGGAGGAGAATGGGGAGAGGCAGTTTTCCGAGCTCCTTGATCTGAGCATAATCCAGCAGCTACCGCACTTAGTCACCAATGCATTGGACACAAGGATGGTGTTATGTCAGGTCAATGGTTTCATCCGCGAGTACATCATCCCGCGGCGAAAAGAAGAGAACCTTATGTTTGAGCTGGGGGCTAATTGTGCCCTAACCACTCGGCGCACAGGACGCCACCTTATCATATTACACGACTGGAACAGAGACAGAATTGTGTTTGAGAGCATGGATTTCTCGCGGCTGAGGTCACTAACAGTGTTTGGGAAGTGGGAATCCTTCTTCATCTCTGAAAATATGTTTCTTCTTCGGGTGCTTGATCTAGAGGATGCATCAGGTTTAGATTACGATGATCTTGAGAACATAGTAAAATGGCTGCGTCGCCTCAAGTTCCTCTCATTGCGAGGACGGCGTGAGATCCACCATCTGCCGGGCAATATGGATCATCTGAGGCAACTGCAGACTTTGGATGTCAGAGGCACCTCCATAGTCACCCTGCCAGAGAACATCACGAAGTTGCAGAAGCTGCAGTACATTCGTGCTGGCACCAACGACGTCCCAGCATCTACATCGCCGCCTAGTGCATCCAACTGGCTACCCAAAATCTGCGCATGCCATCATAGAGTTGGCGTTGAGGTGCCTGCAGGAATTGGGAAACTAACGGCATTGCACACGCTTGGTGTTGTGAATGTTGCTGCTTCAGGAGGGAAGGCCATGGCGAAAGCCCTCAAGAAGCTCACACAGTTACGCAAGCTCGGAGTGTCTGGCATCAACAGGAAGAACATCAAAGAGTTTTTCTCTGCAATCAAGGGGCATGTTCATCTGGAATCATTGTCAGTCCGGCTTGACAAGGACAATCAAGGCTGTTTCTTGGATGATGAGATATCCTTGCCCTGGAAGAATCTACGGAGTCTTAAATTGTATGGGCTCCAAGATAGGTTGCCGTTACTAAGGGGCCTTGAATATCAGCAAGTATTGAGTGACCAGTTCAGCAAACTCACGAAGATGGATCTGGAGATGGCCACTTTAAATGAACAAGACATCAAATTCCTTGGTGAGGTGCCGAAACTATGCATTCTACGCCTTCGTATCAAGCAGCCCAGTCTAAATTTTATCGTCAAGATAGATGCAAGCGTGTTGGCCGCCTACAAAAAGGTCAAGATCCTCGAGATTGGTTGCAGCTCCAGCCCATTATCAGTGGAATTTGGATCAGAGACAATGAAAAATCTTGAGCTGCTCAAGCTTGACTGCTCCAGTGGGACAACATACGCTCTTGATGGCCTGGATTTTCTATCTGAACTCAAAGAAGTCTCGCTTATTGGTAGCAAGGATGGTACATTCAACACTGAACTGACGAACAAACTCGGCAAACACCCAAAGAAACCTGTCTTGAAGATGGAGGAATTACCACTTCCGTGCTGA